From the Candidatus Peregrinibacteria bacterium genome, one window contains:
- a CDS encoding TVP38/TMEM64 family protein produces MSKKRTALILTFLGIFFLVIFLIKVNGVQHFFSEENQEKIRTFLRSAGPIAPFLFVAGYYIATLSFLSTLALTILAGVLFGKAFGAFLVIIAATAAAQTAFLITRYFGKNLPNFVEKKEMLSTFTEKIEERLLHNGLQTFIILRCLLLPYAPVSYAAGLVKTAKARDFFWATLLTNAVLSPAFVFFGDAITKGPKALLLPGILIVFVLLVPQIIKKLTAQKTSS; encoded by the coding sequence ATGAGCAAAAAACGAACCGCCCTCATCCTTACATTTCTTGGAATATTTTTTCTGGTTATTTTTTTAATCAAAGTTAATGGTGTGCAACATTTTTTTTCAGAAGAAAATCAGGAAAAAATACGTACATTTCTTCGCTCTGCCGGACCGATCGCCCCTTTCCTCTTTGTTGCTGGATACTATATCGCCACGCTATCCTTTCTCTCCACTCTTGCACTCACCATTTTGGCAGGCGTACTTTTTGGGAAGGCATTTGGGGCATTTCTTGTAATTATTGCGGCGACCGCGGCGGCACAAACCGCTTTTTTAATCACACGATATTTCGGAAAGAATCTGCCGAATTTTGTGGAAAAAAAAGAAATGCTCTCAACCTTTACCGAAAAAATAGAAGAACGGCTTTTACATAATGGACTTCAAACATTCATTATTCTTCGGTGTCTTCTTCTTCCCTACGCGCCAGTGAGTTATGCCGCAGGACTTGTAAAAACCGCAAAAGCACGCGATTTCTTTTGGGCAACTTTGCTCACAAATGCCGTTTTAAGTCCCGCATTTGTGTTTTTTGGAGATGCCATTACCAAAGGACCAAAAGCGCTTCTTCTCCCCGGAATACTAATTGTGTTTGTACTTCTTGTTCCACAAATTATCAAAAAACTCACTGCACAAAAAACTTCCTCCTGA
- a CDS encoding mercuric reductase, producing the protein MKPEYDLLVLGGGAAGLTIASGAAQLGAKVALVSNALLGGDCLMFGCIPSKALIKSARIAHTIQNANKYGLYAENPKFDFLEIQKRIQNVIGLAAEHDDPKRFRDMGVDVIFGKADFWDEKTIYVKLSPEMEKFQQKEFLTRGSEFQISGRKIAIATGSRPFIPPIQGLRESGFVTNKEIFSLKEQPKTLAILGGGAIGCEMAQAFVRIGTKVFLLIRGERILPREEEKTSEILMEVFREEGIAIHTKSTVQQIHKTKEKKVITFLQGEDSKEIEVDEILVATGRIPNMDFLKLERAGIEYDKRGITTDARLRTSKKHIYAAGDINGKSLFTHTAGYEGGIVVANAIIGISRKADYDNIPRTTFTDPEIAVCGLSETEAKKRGISYRVWTHSFEKQDRALTESETRGFIKILTTGKRAKIIGGEIVGSHAGEVIHELILARNAGLTLGHIASSVHIYPTLSEIVKTASGKFFAEKLFSPKTRKILRFLFQYRGKQ; encoded by the coding sequence ATGAAACCCGAATACGATCTTCTCGTTCTTGGTGGAGGTGCCGCCGGACTTACCATCGCATCAGGAGCAGCACAACTTGGCGCAAAAGTCGCACTCGTGAGTAACGCACTGCTTGGCGGAGATTGTTTAATGTTTGGATGTATTCCCAGCAAAGCGCTTATCAAATCCGCTCGCATCGCACACACCATTCAGAATGCAAACAAATATGGTCTTTATGCGGAAAACCCAAAGTTTGATTTTTTAGAAATTCAAAAGAGAATCCAGAATGTTATCGGTCTTGCCGCCGAGCACGATGATCCGAAGAGATTCCGAGATATGGGTGTTGATGTTATTTTTGGAAAAGCCGATTTTTGGGACGAAAAAACCATTTATGTGAAATTGAGCCCAGAAATGGAGAAATTTCAGCAAAAGGAATTTTTGACACGAGGAAGTGAATTTCAAATTTCTGGAAGAAAAATTGCCATTGCTACTGGCTCTCGACCATTTATTCCTCCAATTCAGGGTTTACGAGAAAGCGGATTTGTGACCAATAAAGAAATTTTCTCTCTCAAAGAGCAACCAAAAACTCTCGCTATTCTTGGAGGTGGTGCTATTGGATGTGAAATGGCACAAGCCTTTGTACGTATCGGAACAAAGGTTTTTCTTCTTATTCGAGGAGAGCGAATTTTGCCTCGAGAAGAGGAGAAAACTTCTGAAATACTTATGGAAGTCTTCCGTGAAGAAGGCATTGCTATTCACACAAAAAGCACTGTTCAGCAGATTCACAAAACGAAGGAAAAGAAAGTAATCACCTTTCTTCAAGGAGAAGATTCCAAAGAAATAGAAGTAGATGAAATTCTGGTTGCCACAGGGAGAATTCCAAATATGGATTTTCTCAAGCTCGAACGAGCTGGCATAGAGTATGACAAAAGAGGAATTACAACAGATGCGCGCCTCCGAACGAGTAAAAAGCATATTTACGCCGCTGGGGACATTAATGGAAAATCTCTCTTTACCCATACTGCCGGATATGAGGGAGGTATTGTGGTGGCAAACGCCATAATCGGTATTTCGCGAAAAGCAGACTATGACAACATTCCCCGCACTACTTTTACCGATCCAGAAATAGCAGTGTGTGGACTGAGCGAAACAGAAGCAAAAAAACGTGGTATTTCGTATCGAGTTTGGACACATTCATTCGAAAAACAAGACCGTGCTTTAACAGAATCGGAAACACGCGGATTTATAAAAATTCTTACCACTGGAAAAAGGGCAAAGATTATTGGTGGAGAAATTGTGGGATCGCACGCCGGAGAAGTTATCCACGAGCTCATTCTTGCGCGAAATGCAGGGCTCACTCTCGGACATATTGCGAGTTCAGTACATATTTACCCCACGCTTTCAGAAATTGTTAAAACCGCCTCGGGGAAATTTTTTGCGGAAAAACTCTTTTCACCAAAAACACGAAAAATTTTGCGATTCCTTTTTCAATACCGAGGGAAACAATAG
- a CDS encoding tetratricopeptide repeat protein → MPQKQKKGIQRGRQKNLSQRTIQALAKSEECKMSGKHKEALTIAEEILIEDPACVEAAEEVSDNLLSLERIPEAMRAAEYVLLLSPKSYIANFVLGFVASQKEEWGKSISFFQISNAGQPNNPEILRCLGWSLFHSGKRNEGIAILQRALFLRNDDPAILCDLAACYLQINFFEKAITLLEKAVAINTGDNRVQELVTLAKKLRVAFSEDIT, encoded by the coding sequence ATGCCGCAGAAGCAAAAAAAGGGAATCCAACGAGGAAGGCAAAAAAATCTGAGTCAACGCACTATTCAAGCGCTTGCAAAATCGGAGGAGTGCAAAATGAGCGGAAAACACAAGGAAGCGCTCACTATTGCAGAAGAAATTCTCATAGAAGACCCTGCATGTGTAGAAGCGGCTGAAGAGGTATCGGACAACCTTTTATCACTCGAACGCATTCCAGAAGCCATGCGAGCGGCAGAATATGTTCTCCTCCTCTCTCCTAAAAGCTATATCGCAAATTTTGTGCTCGGCTTTGTTGCTTCCCAAAAAGAAGAATGGGGGAAGTCGATCTCTTTTTTCCAAATAAGCAATGCTGGTCAACCAAATAATCCGGAAATTCTTCGGTGTCTTGGTTGGTCACTTTTTCACTCCGGAAAACGAAACGAAGGAATAGCCATCCTTCAGAGGGCGCTTTTTTTGCGCAATGATGATCCTGCTATTTTGTGTGATCTTGCTGCGTGCTATCTTCAGATAAATTTTTTTGAAAAAGCCATCACGCTCCTCGAAAAAGCTGTTGCTATTAACACAGGAGATAATCGTGTTCAAGAACTCGTCACTCTTGCAAAAAAGCTCAGAGTTGCATTTTCAGAAGACATAACCTAA